In one window of Gemmatimonadales bacterium DNA:
- a CDS encoding protein kinase produces MSEATGRLSAALADRYRIERELGQGGMATVYLAHDLRHDRPVALKVLRAELAAVIGAERFLAEIRTTANLQHPHILPLFDSGAADSFLYYVMPYVEGESLRDRLTREKQLPVDEAVRYATEVAGALDYAHRHGVVHRDIKPENILLAEGQALVADFGIALAVSRSDGGTRMTETGMSLGTPHYMSPEQAMGEREITPKADVYALGCVLYEMLLGEPPFTGPTAQAVVAKVMTEKPGPIVARRDRVPAHVEDAVFTALEKLPADRFATAAEFAAALAAGGTGTRATRRATAAPRPGRRWTVVAAGVGLLAAGLVLGVALTRRGGPPIAGFGRATKVTYDRGLEIMPALSPDGRSVAYAAGTSVALKIFVRQVAGGRPIPLTGDSSEVEWEPYWSADGTRILFLARGGVFSAPSSGGDARPEIPAPAGAPVVSAEWSPDGKTIAYVVSDSLFLWANQRRERLLATIPAPALCRWSPDGRLIACASGNAYYLEPGIVFANLSPSRIVVV; encoded by the coding sequence GTGAGCGAGGCCACGGGACGCCTGTCGGCCGCGCTCGCCGACCGCTACCGCATCGAGCGGGAGCTGGGCCAGGGCGGCATGGCGACCGTCTATCTGGCCCACGACCTTCGGCACGACCGGCCGGTCGCGCTCAAGGTGCTGCGCGCCGAGCTGGCGGCGGTGATCGGGGCCGAGCGCTTCCTCGCCGAGATCAGGACGACCGCGAACCTCCAGCACCCGCACATCCTGCCGCTGTTCGACTCGGGCGCGGCGGACTCGTTCCTCTACTACGTGATGCCCTACGTCGAGGGCGAGAGCCTGCGCGACCGGCTGACGCGCGAGAAGCAGCTGCCGGTGGACGAAGCGGTGCGGTATGCGACGGAGGTGGCGGGCGCCCTGGACTACGCGCACCGGCACGGGGTGGTGCACCGGGACATCAAGCCGGAGAACATCCTGCTCGCGGAGGGACAGGCGCTGGTCGCGGACTTCGGCATCGCGCTGGCGGTGAGCCGCTCGGACGGCGGCACGCGGATGACGGAGACGGGGATGAGCCTCGGGACGCCGCACTACATGAGTCCCGAGCAGGCGATGGGCGAGCGCGAGATCACGCCGAAGGCCGACGTGTACGCGCTGGGCTGCGTGCTGTACGAGATGCTGCTGGGGGAGCCGCCGTTCACGGGGCCGACGGCGCAGGCGGTGGTGGCGAAGGTGATGACGGAGAAGCCGGGGCCGATCGTGGCGCGGCGGGACCGGGTGCCGGCGCACGTGGAGGACGCGGTCTTCACGGCGCTCGAGAAGCTGCCGGCCGACCGGTTCGCCACGGCCGCCGAGTTCGCGGCCGCGCTCGCGGCGGGAGGCACGGGCACCCGTGCCACCCGTCGGGCGACGGCGGCGCCGCGACCCGGTCGCCGCTGGACGGTGGTCGCCGCCGGCGTCGGCCTGCTGGCGGCCGGCCTCGTCCTCGGCGTGGCCCTCACCCGCCGCGGCGGGCCACCCATCGCCGGCTTCGGTCGGGCGACGAAGGTCACGTACGACCGCGGGCTCGAGATCATGCCGGCGCTTTCGCCGGACGGGCGCTCGGTCGCCTACGCGGCGGGCACCTCGGTGGCGCTCAAGATCTTCGTGCGCCAGGTCGCCGGCGGCCGGCCGATCCCGCTCACCGGCGACAGCAGCGAGGTCGAGTGGGAGCCCTACTGGTCGGCCGACGGCACGCGCATCCTCTTCTTGGCCCGCGGCGGCGTGTTCAGCGCGCCGTCGTCCGGCGGTGACGCGCGGCCCGAGATCCCCGCGCCGGCCGGCGCCCCGGTCGTCTCGGCGGAGTGGTCCCCCGACGGCAAGACCATCGCCTACGTGGTGTCCGATTCGCTGTTCCTGTGGGCGAACCAGCGCCGGGAACGGCTGCTCGCCACCATCCCCGCGCCGGCCCTGTGCCGCTGGTCGCCGGACGGGCGGCTCATCGCGTGCGCCTCGGGCAACGCGTACTACCTGGAGCCGGGGATCGTCTTCGCCAACCTCTCCCCGAGCCGCATCGTCGTGGTGC